The DNA segment TGCGCGCGTGCTTCGTCAAAGTCCAGAATAGCGACTTCGGCGCCTTTGGCGGCCAGATGGCGCGCTGTCGCGGCCCCCAAGCCGCTGCCGCCGCCGGTCACAATCGCCAGATGTCCTGCAATCTCCATGCGCTTTCCCCTCTCTCCTGTTGGCCTATAGCTATGCGTATGCCAGACCCGCCCCGCAAAGGCGACGTTGCGTCACTGGCTTGCCGCGCAGCGCTTGGGAAGCTATGCCATCACAAAACCTGCAAGAGAAGCCCTATGCCCCCACCCCCTCGCGCCTGGCAACGCATGTTGTCTGGCCGCCGCCTTGACCTGCTGGACCCGACCCCTGTCGATATCGAGATCGAGGATATCGCGCATGGTCTGGCCTTTGTTGCGCGCTGGAACGGGCAGACGATGGGCGACTGGCCCTATTCCGTGGCCGAACATTCCTTGCTGGTGGAAGAAATTTTCACCCGTACCAGTGCCCGCCCCGACCCGCGCTGGCAACTGGCCGCATTGCTGCATGATGCGCCGGAATATGTAATCGGGGACATGATTTCCCCGGTCAAGGCGGCGGTCGGCCCCAGCTATGGCGAATTGGATGACCGCCTCAGCGTGGCGATTCACATCCGCTTCGGGTTGCCCGCCCATCTGCCTGCCGCGATCAAGAAACGCATCAAATCCGCCGATAAACTCTCCGCATGGCTGGAGGCCACGCGCATCGCTGGCTTCACCGAGGCCGAGGCAAACCGGTTTTTTGGCCGCCCTGATCCGGCCCTGCTGTCGGAATTGTCGCTGCATCTGCGCCCCCCGCGCGACGCGCGCAACGCCTATCTGGCCCGCCATGCAGAGCTGCTTGCGAAAATGTAAACTTATCTTGTCACTTTTGCCCCACCATGCCAAATCTGAGGGGTAGCGAAAAGGATACTGCCCATGACCGACGATCTGTTCATTGACCGCAAGCGCCGCGCCGCCCTTTGGTTCCGCGAGTTGCGTGACCAGATCGTTGCGGCGTTCGAGGGCGTGGAAGATGACCATACCGATGGCCCGATGTCCGACCATGCTGCGGGGCGCTTCGAGATACGCGAAACCTCGCGCCAAGGGCCGGATGGCGCGGATGC comes from the Roseinatronobacter monicus genome and includes:
- a CDS encoding HD family hydrolase, with the protein product MPPPPRAWQRMLSGRRLDLLDPTPVDIEIEDIAHGLAFVARWNGQTMGDWPYSVAEHSLLVEEIFTRTSARPDPRWQLAALLHDAPEYVIGDMISPVKAAVGPSYGELDDRLSVAIHIRFGLPAHLPAAIKKRIKSADKLSAWLEATRIAGFTEAEANRFFGRPDPALLSELSLHLRPPRDARNAYLARHAELLAKM